In Camelus ferus isolate YT-003-E chromosome 10, BCGSAC_Cfer_1.0, whole genome shotgun sequence, the following proteins share a genomic window:
- the LOC102505102 gene encoding LOW QUALITY PROTEIN: olfactory receptor 51V1 (The sequence of the model RefSeq protein was modified relative to this genomic sequence to represent the inferred CDS: substituted 1 base at 1 genomic stop codon) — MFSLRSCLKFHLTLLKLERSLEKYFLAAEKNYVSSRMIVPVSPSMNTSSFLLSGFSGLEQQYPXISIPFSTIYAMVLLGNCMVLCVIWTEPSLHQPMFFFLAMLAVTDLCMGLSTVHTVLGILWGVIREISLDFCIAQSYFIHGLSFMESSVLLTMAFDRYVAICNSLRYSSILTNFRIIKIGLTILGRSFLFITPPIIRLKCFHYCRAHILSHSFCLHQDLLRLACSDIRFNSYYALMLVICTLLLDAVLILFSYVLILKSVLAIASREERRKSFQTCISHLCAVLVFYIPIISLTMVHRFGKHLSPVVHVLMGNIYILFPPLMNPIIYSVKTQQIRSRMLRLFSLKIY; from the coding sequence AAATTCCATCTAACTCTTCTGAAATTGGAGCGTTCCcttgaaaaatactttcttgctGCCGAGAAAAATTACGTCAGTTCCAGAATGATTGTTCCAGTAAGCCCTAGCATGAAtacctcctccttccttctcagtgGATTTTCTGGTCTGGAGCAACAATACCCCTAGATCTCCATTCCCTTCTCCACCATCTATGCTATGGTGCTTTTGGGGAATTGCATGGTACTCTGTGTAATCTGGACTGAGCCGAGCCTGCACCAACCCATGTTCTTCTTTCTGGCCATGCTGGCTGTCACTGACTTGTGCATGGGGCTGTCCACTGTGCACACAGTGCTAGGGATCCTGTGGGGAGTCATTCGAGAGATCAGCCTGGATTTCTGCATTGCCCAGTCTTATTTCATCCATGGTCTTTCCTTCATGGAGTCCTCTGTTCTTCTTACTATGGCCTTTGACCGGTATGTTGCAATTTGCAATTCACTGCGTTATTCCTCCATCCTGACTAATTTCAGAATTATCAAAATTGGGCTCACCATATTAGGTAGGAGTTTCCTCTTTATTACACCCCCTATCATCCGTTTGAAATGCTTCCATTACTGCCGTGCCCACATCCTCTCTCACTCATTCTGCCTACACCAGGACCTTCTCCGCCTAGCCTGCTCAGACATCCGATTCAATAGCTACTATGCCCTCATGCTCGTCATTTGCACACTATTGTTGGATGCTGTTCTTATTCTCTTCTCCTATGTCCTGATTCTTAAGTCAGTGCTGGCAATCGCCTCTCGGGAGGAGCGGCGTAAGTCATTTCAGACCTGCATCTCCCACCTTTGTGCTGTCCTTGTGTTCTACATCCCTATCATTAGCCTAACAATGGTGCACCGTTTCGGCAAGCATCTGTCCCCAGTGGTTCATGTCCTTATGGGCAACATCTACATCCTTTTCCCACCTTTGATGAACCCCATCATCTACAGTGTCAAGACACAACAGATTCGTAGCAGAATGCTCAGactcttttctctgaaaatatattGA
- the LOC102505359 gene encoding olfactory receptor 52Z1, producing the protein MAFHNYTSPQDMSYVLIGIPGLQDLHTWISIPICFMYIVALVGNIFLIFLIVTERSLQEPMYLLLSMLALADVLLSTATAPKMLAIFWFHSMGISFGSCVSQMFFIHFIFVAESAILLAMAFDHYVAICYPLRYTAILTSSVIGKIVIAAVVRSFIICFPFIFLVHRLIFCGRNIIPHSYCEHMGIARLACDDINVNIIYGLTVALLSTGLDIVFIITSYTMILCTVFQIPSWTARFKALNTCGSHICVILIFYAPAFFSFFAHRFGDKTIPHHIHILVANLYVVVPPMLNPIIYGVKTKQIQDQVVLFFSPINTC; encoded by the coding sequence ATGGCCTTTCACAATTACACCAGTCCTCAGGATATGTCGTATGTCCTGATTGGAATCCCAGGACTACAAGATTTGCACACCTGGATCTCCATCCCTATCTGTTTCATGTACATTGTGGCTCTTGTAGGTAACATCTTCTTGATCTTCCTGATCGTGACCGAGCGGAGTCTCCAGGAGCCCATGTATCTCCTCCTTTCCATGCTGGCCTTGGCAGATGTCCTGCTCTCCACAGCCACAGCCCCCAAGATGCTGGCCATCTTCTGGTTCCATTCCATGGGTATATCCTTTGGTAGCTGCGTATCCCAGATGTTCTTCATACACTTTATCTTTGTGGCAGAATCTGCCATTCTCCTGGCCATGGCATTTGACCACTACGTGGCCATCTGTTACCCACTGAGATACACTGCAATCTTAACCTCCTCAGTCATTGGGAAGATTGTCATAGCTGCTGTGGTTAGAAGCTTTATCATATGTTTTCCATTCATCTTCCTGGTACATCGACTTATCTTTTGTGGGAGAAACATCATTCCCCATTCCTACTGTGAGCACATGGGCATTGCCAGATTGGCATGTGACGATATCAATGTCAACATCATTTATGGCCTGACGGTGGCCCTACTGTCTACAGGACTGGATATAGTGTTCATCATTACATCCTACACAATGATCCTTTGCACAGTGTTTCAGATACCTTCCTGGACTGCCAGATTCAAGGCCCTTAACACATGTGGTTCCCACATCTGTGTCATACTTATATTCTATGCCCcagcattcttttcattttttgcccATCGCTTTGGGGATAAAACTATCCCTCATCACATCCACATCCTAGTAGCCAACCTCTATGTGGTGGTGCCCCCTATGCTCAACCCCATTATTTATGGGGTGAAGACCAAACAGATCCAAGACcaagtggttttgtttttctctcccattAACACATGCTAA
- the LOC102505616 gene encoding LOW QUALITY PROTEIN: olfactory receptor 52A1 (The sequence of the model RefSeq protein was modified relative to this genomic sequence to represent the inferred CDS: inserted 1 base in 1 codon; deleted 1 base in 1 codon; substituted 1 base at 1 genomic stop codon), with protein sequence MRPKDSRSFSNSTVFMPSVLTLLGIPGLESVQCWIAFPFCAMYVIAVIGNSLLXIIIKSEGSLHEPMYIFLGMLGVTDIALSTSIVPKMLGIFWFHVPEIYFDSCLLQMWLIHTLXCTESGILLAMALDRYVAICYPLRHAAIFTHQLVPQIGAVVTLRAAILVAPCMVLIKYRLQFYHTIVISHSYCEHMAIVKLAAEDVQLNKIYGLFEAFSVAGFDLMFITLSYIQMCITVFRLPQKKARLKAFNTCIAHICVFLHFYLLAFFSFTHRFGTHIPSYIHILFSSIYLLVPPFLNPLVCGAKTKQICIHMVKMCS encoded by the exons ATGAGACCCAAGGACTCTAGGTCCTTTTCCAACAGCACAGTCTTCATGCCCTCTGTGTTGACACTATTAGGGATCCCAGGCCTCGAGTCTGTGCAGTGCTGGATTGCATTTCCATTCTGTGCCATGTATGTCATTGCTGTGATTGGAAATTCCCTGC AGATCATCATCAAATCAGAAGGCAGCCTCCATGAGCCCATGTACATTTTCTTAGGTATGCTCGGAGTCACAGATATTGCACTTAGTACCAGCATTGTGCCCAAGATGCTTGGAATCTTCTGGTTTCATGTACCAGAGATTTATTTTGATTCCTGCTTGCTTCAAATGTGGCTCATCCACACATTATAATGCACTGAATCAGGCATCCTGCTGGCCATGGCCCTGGACCGGTATGTGGCCATCTGTTATCCTCTGAGACATGCTGCCATCTTCACCCACCAGCTAGTCCCTCAAATTGGGGCTGTAGTAACACTCAGGGCTGCCATTCTGGTAGCCCCATGCATGGTGCTGATAAAGTACCGTTTGCAATTTTATCATACAATAGTCATCTCCCACTCCTACTGTGAGCACATGGCCATTGTGAAACTGGCTGCAGAAGATGTCCAGCTTAATAAAATCTATGGCTTGTTTGAGGCCTTCAGT GTGGCGGGATTTGACCTCATGTTCATCACATTGTCCTACATACAGATGTGTATCACGGTTTTTCGTCTGCCCCAGAAGAAGGCTAGGTTGAAAGCATTCAATACTTGCATCGCTCACATCTGTGTCTTCCTCCATTTCTACCttcttgctttcttctccttcacaCATAGATTTGGGACTCACATCCCCTCTTATATCCATATCCTCTTTTCTAGCATTTACTTGCTGGTCCCTCCATTTCTCAATCCCCTTGTCTGTGGTGCAAAGACCAAGCAGATCTGTATCCATATGGTAAAAATGTGTTCATAA